A window of the Brassica napus cultivar Da-Ae chromosome C5, Da-Ae, whole genome shotgun sequence genome harbors these coding sequences:
- the LOC106400325 gene encoding protein KNATM, translating to MEVKKDENSFLQNMKHENNQKTKEEEENEILKKRISSHPLYGLLLHSHLSCLKVCSGDFDSPEIMNTVDGLALTKLSLHSDSPLEATTLELDQFMEAYCLTLRELKEAMEKPLIETHRFMDAVYNHLNDIVLSSSPP from the exons ATGGAAGTGAAGAAAGACGAGAACAGTTTCTTACAAAACATGAAACACGAGAACaatcagaaaacaaaagaagaagaagaaaacgagaTTCTAAAGAAGAGAATCTCAAGCCATCCTCTATATGGGCTTCTTCTTCACTCGCATCTCAGTTGTTTAAAG GTGTGTTCCGGCGACTTTGACTCACCGGAGATAATGAACACGGTGGATGGTCTTGCCCTAACAAAACTTTCTCTCCACTCTGATTCTCCACTCGAAGCTACCACTTTAGAACTTGATCAATTCATG GAAGCTTACTGCTTGACTCTAAGGGAGTTGAAGGAAGCAATGGAGAAGCCTCTTATCGAAACCCACCGTTTTATGGATGCGGTGTACAATCATCTAAACGACATTGTTCTCTCATCATCACCCCCCTAA